The following proteins are encoded in a genomic region of Primulina huaijiensis isolate GDHJ02 chromosome 3, ASM1229523v2, whole genome shotgun sequence:
- the LOC140972487 gene encoding uncharacterized protein, translated as MDNPFLQVLYIFRALICSRLCCYFSIEKSGQASSNQAVARASMEEYSSSPFYLHNGDHPGLNLVSHVLTGTNYNTWNRAMSMALTAKNNLGFVDGSFLRPPIDDLLYRSWLRCNSMVISWILNSVNREIADNLLYFPTSHEIWSDLLDRFQQSNAPRIFQIKKLLNGLQQGSVEVSTYYT; from the coding sequence ATGGATAATCCATTTTTGCAAGTTCTCTACATTTTCAGAGCATTAATCTGCTCCAGACTCTGCTGTTACTTTTCCATAGAGAAAAGTGGTCAAGCTTCAAGTAATCAGGCTGTTGCTCGAGCATCGATGGAAGAATATTCCAGCAGCCCGTTCTATTTGCACAATGGTGATCATCCAGGATTGAATCTGGTGTCACATGTTCTTACGGGTACGAATTATAATACCTGGAATCGTGCTATGTCAATGGCTTTGACAGCCAAAAATAATCTTGGATTTGTCGATGGTAGCTTCTTGCGACCCCCAATCGACGATCTTCTATACAGATCGTGGTTGAGATGCAATAGTATGGTGATATCATGGATACTGAATTCTGTTAATCGTGAAATTGCCGATAACTTACTGTATTTTCCGACATCGCATGAAATTTGGTCAGATCTGCTCGATCGCTTTCAACAGAGCAATGCTCCTCGCatttttcaaattaagaaaCTGTTAAATGGATTACAACAAGGCTCTGTGGAGGTTAGCACATACTACACGTGA
- the LOC140973521 gene encoding epoxide hydrolase 2-like: protein MEGIEHRTVSVNGINMHIAEKGEGPVVLFLHGFPELWYTWRHQLTIFAALGYRAVAPDLRGFGDTDAPEEVSSYSCLHIVGDIVALIEWLRGDQVFLVAHDWGAMIGWYLCLFRPDLVKGFVSLTVPFRPRHPKVKPVEGMRAFFGEEYYMCRFQEPGKIESEMAKYGAEAVIKKILTDRKPGPSHLPKENPFGSDINQINLPSWLKEEDLEYYATKYEQKGFTGGLNYYRALDFNWELTAAWTGAKVTVPVKFIVGDVDMVYTTPGVKEYVHGGGFKNDVPLLEECIVMENTGHFINQEKPEEISTYIHDFIIKFKN, encoded by the exons ATGGAGGGGATAGAGCACAGAACCGTGAGTGTTAATGGCATAAATATGCATATAGCGGAGAAAGGAGAGGGCCCGGTGGTTCTCTTCCTCCACGGTTTCCCGGAGCTGTGGTACACATGGCGCCACCAGCTGACGATATTCGCCGCCTTGGGGTACAGAGCCGTGGCGCCGGATCTTCGGGGATTCGGAGACACCGATGCACCGGAAGAAGTTTCGAGTTACTCGTGCCTGCACATTGTGGGTGACATAGTGGCGTTGATAGAGTGGCTGCGTGGCGATCAGGTCTTCCTGGTGGCGCATGACTGGGGCGCCATGATCGGGTGGTACCTCTGCTTGTTCCGGCCGGATTTGGTGAAGGGTTTCGTGTCTCTTACGGTGCCATTTCGGCCAAGGCATCCGAAGGTGAAACCAGTTGAGGGCATGCGAGCTTTCTTTGGAGAAGAATATTATATGTGCAGATTCCAG GAACCTGGAAAAATCGAATCAGAAATGGCAAAATATGGAGCTGAAGCAGTGATCAAGAAAATCCTTACAGACCGCAAACCGGGCCCCTCCCATTTACCCAAAGAGAACCCATTCGGATCCgacataaatcaaataaatttaccTTCATGGCTTAAAGAAGAAGACCTCGAGTATTATGCTACAAAATATGAACAGAAGGGCTTCACTGGTGGACTTAACTATTATCGAGCCCTTGATTT CAATTGGGAGCTAACAGCTGCATGGACAGGAGCAAAAGTGACTGTTCCGGTGAAATTTATAGTTGGAGATGTTGACATGGTGTACACAACCCCGGGCGTGAAAGAATACGTGCATGGAGGTGGATTCAAGAATGACGTGCCATTACTGGAGGAATGCATTGTGATGGAGAACACTGGACATTTCATCAATCAAGAGAAACCGGAGGAAATTAGTACTTACATACATGATTTTATCataaagtttaaaaattaa